Proteins co-encoded in one Brassica rapa cultivar Chiifu-401-42 chromosome A02, CAAS_Brap_v3.01, whole genome shotgun sequence genomic window:
- the LOC103854138 gene encoding alpha-glucan phosphorylase 1 isoform X2, protein MDTMRISAGAEKIPVKCNSLSSLVTRRWRTKTFPARIRTWRLLSVKSISTNPKTLVTDSEQASSIKHHSEFTPLFSPEKFELPKAFFATAQSVRDALIVNWNATYEYYNRVNPKQAYYLSMEFLQGRALSNAVGNLGLTGAYGDALKSLGFELESVAGQEPDPALGNGGLGRLASCFLDSLATLNYPAWGYGLRYKYGLFKQIITKDGQEEAAEDWLELSNPWEIVRNDVSYPIKFYGKVVFGSDGKKRWIGGEDVVAVAYDVPIPGYKTKTTINLRLWSTKAPSSDFDLSSYNSGKHTEAAEALFNAEKICYVLYPGDESDEGKALRLKQQYTLCSASLQDIVARFETRSGGSVNWEEFPEKVAVQMNDTHPTLCIPELMRILMDLKGLSWEDAWRITQRTVAYTNHTVLPEALEKWSLELMEKLLPRHVEIIEKIDEELVSTIVSEYGTENPDLLKEKLKAMRILENVELPSAFADVIVKPESKPAIAEKTVDQTKDSKEDAQTVVKKEVEEEETAGVVAEVIPEPPKMVRMANLAVVGGHAVNGVAEIHSEIVKTDVFNDFVKLWPDKFQNKTNGVTPRRWIRFCNPYLSDIITNWIGTEDWVLNTEKLAELRKFADDEDLQSEWRAAKKKNKLKVVSLIKERTGYTVNPDAMFDIQIKRIHEYKRQLLNILGIVYRYKKMKEMSASERKKAFVPRVCIFGGKAFATYVQAKRIVKFITDVGSTINHDPEIGDLLKVIFVPDYNVSVAELLIPASELSQHISTAGMEASGTSNMKFSMNGCILIGTLDGANVEIREEVGEENFFLFGAKADEIVSLRKERAEGKFVPDPSFEEVKQFVRSGVFGSNNYDELIGSLEGNEGFGRADYFLVGKDFPSYVECQEKVDKAYRDQKRWTRMSILNTAGSSKFSSDRTIHEYAKDIWNIKQVELP, encoded by the exons ATGGATACGATGCGAATCTCCGCCGGAGCTGAGAAGATTCCGGTGAAATGCAACTCCCTGTCGAGCCTCGTCACTCGTCGCTGGAGAACGAAGACGTTCCCGGCGAGGATCAGAACCTGGCGACTTTTATCGGTGAAATCTATCTCCACCAATCCCAAGACTCTAGTCACCGATTCCGAACAAG CCTCGAGCATCAAGCACCACTCTGAGTTCACGCCTCTCTTCTCTCCCGAGAAGTTCGAGCTGCCTAAGGCTTTCTTCGCCACTGCACAGAGCGTCAGAGACGCTCTGATCGTGAACTGGAACGCTACTTATGAGTATTACAACAGAGTGAATCCTAAACAGGCTTACTATCTGTCTATGGAGTTTCTGCAG GGTAGAGCCTTGTCGAATGCAGTTGGTAACCTTGGTCTTACTGGTGCTTACGGTGATGCTTTGAAGAGTCTTGGCTTTGAATTAGAAAGTGTAGCTGGTCAG GAGCCAGATCCTGCACTTGGGAACGGTGGACTGGGGAGACTCGCCTCGTGCTTTTTGGACTCCCTAGCAACTTTGAATTATCCAGCTTGGGGTTATGGGCTTAGGTACAAGTACGGCTTGTTCAAACAGATTATCACAAAAGATGGACAGGAGGAAGCTGCAGAAGACTGGCTTGAG CTAAGCAATCCATGGGAGATAGTCAGAAACGATGTCTCATATCCTATAAAGTTCTATGGGAAAGTGGTTTTTGGATCAGATGGTAAGAAACGGTGGATTGGTGGTGAAGACGTTGTTGCCGTTGCTTATGATGTTCCTATCCCTGGCTATAAAACCAAGACTACTATCAATCTACGTCTCTGGTCAACCAAAGCCCCTTCATCAGATTTTGATTTGTCTTCGTATAACTCTGGCAAGCACACTGAGGCAGCAGAAGCTCTATTCAACGCTGAAAAG ATTTGCTATGTGCTTTATCCTGGAGATGAGTCAGATGAAGGAAAGGCTCTTAGGCTGAAGCAACAGTACACTCTGTGCTCAGCCTCGCTTCAAGATATCGTAGCACGTTTTGAGACGAGGTCTGGAGGGAGTGTTAACTGGGAAGAGTTTCCAGAGAAGGTTGCGGTGCAGATGAATGACACTCACCCAACGCTGTGCATTCCTGAGCTTATGAGGATTCTAATGGATTTGAAAGGACTTAGCTGGGAGGACGCTTGGAGAATCACACAGAG GACTGTGGCATACACAAACCATACAGTTCTGCCTGAGGCATTGGAGAAGTGGAGTTTAGAACTAATGGAGAAATTGCTCCCTCGTCATGTGGAGATCATTGAAAAGATTGATGAGGAG CTTGTTAGCACCATTGTTTCTGAGTATGGCACTGAAAATCCTGACCTGCTCAAGGAGAAACTGAAGGCAATGAGGATATTAGAAAACGTCGAGTTGCCTTCTGCCTTTGCAGATGTGATTGTAAAGCCAGAGAGCAAACCAGCTATTGCAGAAAAGACCGTAGACCAGACCAAAGATTCTAAAGAAGATGCTCAAACTGTGGTGAAAAAGGAAGTAGAAGAGGAAGAAACTGCTGGCGTCGTAGCGGAAGTTATCCCAGAACCACCAAAGATGGTCCGTATGGCCAACCTTGCTGTTGTGGGTGGTCATGCTGTAAATGGGGTTGCAGAGATACACAGTGAAATAGTGAAAACCGATGTTTTTAATGATTTCGTTAAG TTGTGGCCGGATAAATTCCAGAATAAAACCAACGGAGTAACACCAAGGCGATGGATTCGTTTTTGTAACCCTTATCTCAGTGATATTATAACTAACTGGATAGGCACAGAAGACTGGGTCTTAAATACTGAAAAGCTTGCGGAACTAAGAAAG TTTGCAGATGATGAAGATCTTCAATCCGAGTGGAGGGcagcaaagaagaagaacaagttgAAGGTTGTATCACTAATCAAGGAAAGAACTGGATATACTGTCAACCCGGATGCAATGTTCGACATTCAG ATCAAGCGTATCCACGAGTACAAGCGACAACTGCTTAACATCTTGGGAATAGTTTACCGTTACAAAAAGATGAAGGAGATGAGTGCTAGTGAGAGGAAGAAGGCATTCGTTCCAAGAGTTTGCATATTTGGGGGAAAAGCATTCGCCACATATGTGCAAGCTAAGAGGATTGTGAAATTCATCACAGATGTTGGGTCTACAATTAACCATGATCCGGAGATTGGTGACTTGCTTAAG GTTATCTTTGTTCCTGATTACAATGTCAGTGTTGCTGAATTGCTCATTCCAGCAAGCGAGCTTTCTCAGCACATCAG CACCGCTGGAATGGAAGCGAGTGGGACAAGCAACATGAAGTTTTCTATGAACGGTTGCATTTTGATtggaaccttggatggggcgaATGTGGAGATCAGAGAAGAAGTTGGTGAAGAGAACTTCTTCCTCTTTGGTGCCAAAGCTGATGAGATTGTGAGTCTTAGGAAAGAGAGAGCGGAGGGAAAG TTTGTTCCAGATCCTAGTTTTGAAGAAGTCAAGCAATTCGTTAGAAGCGGTGTCTTTGGCTCAAACAACTATGATGAACTGATTGGCTCTTTGGAAGGAAACGAAGGCTTTGGAAGAGCTGATTACTTCCTTGTTGGCAAAGACTTCCCTAGTTACGTTGAATGCCAAGAAAAAGTTGACAAGGCATACCGTGACCAGAAA AGATGGACGAGGATGTCGATCTTGAACACAGCAGGTTCATCCAAGTTTAGCAGTGATAGGACGATCCATGAGTATGCCAAAGACATATGGAATATTAAGCAAGTTGAACTTCCATGA
- the LOC103854138 gene encoding alpha-glucan phosphorylase 1 isoform X1, whose protein sequence is MDTMRISAGAEKIPVKCNSLSSLVTRRWRTKTFPARIRTWRLLSVKSISTNPKTLVTDSEQVASSIKHHSEFTPLFSPEKFELPKAFFATAQSVRDALIVNWNATYEYYNRVNPKQAYYLSMEFLQGRALSNAVGNLGLTGAYGDALKSLGFELESVAGQEPDPALGNGGLGRLASCFLDSLATLNYPAWGYGLRYKYGLFKQIITKDGQEEAAEDWLELSNPWEIVRNDVSYPIKFYGKVVFGSDGKKRWIGGEDVVAVAYDVPIPGYKTKTTINLRLWSTKAPSSDFDLSSYNSGKHTEAAEALFNAEKICYVLYPGDESDEGKALRLKQQYTLCSASLQDIVARFETRSGGSVNWEEFPEKVAVQMNDTHPTLCIPELMRILMDLKGLSWEDAWRITQRTVAYTNHTVLPEALEKWSLELMEKLLPRHVEIIEKIDEELVSTIVSEYGTENPDLLKEKLKAMRILENVELPSAFADVIVKPESKPAIAEKTVDQTKDSKEDAQTVVKKEVEEEETAGVVAEVIPEPPKMVRMANLAVVGGHAVNGVAEIHSEIVKTDVFNDFVKLWPDKFQNKTNGVTPRRWIRFCNPYLSDIITNWIGTEDWVLNTEKLAELRKFADDEDLQSEWRAAKKKNKLKVVSLIKERTGYTVNPDAMFDIQIKRIHEYKRQLLNILGIVYRYKKMKEMSASERKKAFVPRVCIFGGKAFATYVQAKRIVKFITDVGSTINHDPEIGDLLKVIFVPDYNVSVAELLIPASELSQHISTAGMEASGTSNMKFSMNGCILIGTLDGANVEIREEVGEENFFLFGAKADEIVSLRKERAEGKFVPDPSFEEVKQFVRSGVFGSNNYDELIGSLEGNEGFGRADYFLVGKDFPSYVECQEKVDKAYRDQKRWTRMSILNTAGSSKFSSDRTIHEYAKDIWNIKQVELP, encoded by the exons ATGGATACGATGCGAATCTCCGCCGGAGCTGAGAAGATTCCGGTGAAATGCAACTCCCTGTCGAGCCTCGTCACTCGTCGCTGGAGAACGAAGACGTTCCCGGCGAGGATCAGAACCTGGCGACTTTTATCGGTGAAATCTATCTCCACCAATCCCAAGACTCTAGTCACCGATTCCGAACAAG TAGCCTCGAGCATCAAGCACCACTCTGAGTTCACGCCTCTCTTCTCTCCCGAGAAGTTCGAGCTGCCTAAGGCTTTCTTCGCCACTGCACAGAGCGTCAGAGACGCTCTGATCGTGAACTGGAACGCTACTTATGAGTATTACAACAGAGTGAATCCTAAACAGGCTTACTATCTGTCTATGGAGTTTCTGCAG GGTAGAGCCTTGTCGAATGCAGTTGGTAACCTTGGTCTTACTGGTGCTTACGGTGATGCTTTGAAGAGTCTTGGCTTTGAATTAGAAAGTGTAGCTGGTCAG GAGCCAGATCCTGCACTTGGGAACGGTGGACTGGGGAGACTCGCCTCGTGCTTTTTGGACTCCCTAGCAACTTTGAATTATCCAGCTTGGGGTTATGGGCTTAGGTACAAGTACGGCTTGTTCAAACAGATTATCACAAAAGATGGACAGGAGGAAGCTGCAGAAGACTGGCTTGAG CTAAGCAATCCATGGGAGATAGTCAGAAACGATGTCTCATATCCTATAAAGTTCTATGGGAAAGTGGTTTTTGGATCAGATGGTAAGAAACGGTGGATTGGTGGTGAAGACGTTGTTGCCGTTGCTTATGATGTTCCTATCCCTGGCTATAAAACCAAGACTACTATCAATCTACGTCTCTGGTCAACCAAAGCCCCTTCATCAGATTTTGATTTGTCTTCGTATAACTCTGGCAAGCACACTGAGGCAGCAGAAGCTCTATTCAACGCTGAAAAG ATTTGCTATGTGCTTTATCCTGGAGATGAGTCAGATGAAGGAAAGGCTCTTAGGCTGAAGCAACAGTACACTCTGTGCTCAGCCTCGCTTCAAGATATCGTAGCACGTTTTGAGACGAGGTCTGGAGGGAGTGTTAACTGGGAAGAGTTTCCAGAGAAGGTTGCGGTGCAGATGAATGACACTCACCCAACGCTGTGCATTCCTGAGCTTATGAGGATTCTAATGGATTTGAAAGGACTTAGCTGGGAGGACGCTTGGAGAATCACACAGAG GACTGTGGCATACACAAACCATACAGTTCTGCCTGAGGCATTGGAGAAGTGGAGTTTAGAACTAATGGAGAAATTGCTCCCTCGTCATGTGGAGATCATTGAAAAGATTGATGAGGAG CTTGTTAGCACCATTGTTTCTGAGTATGGCACTGAAAATCCTGACCTGCTCAAGGAGAAACTGAAGGCAATGAGGATATTAGAAAACGTCGAGTTGCCTTCTGCCTTTGCAGATGTGATTGTAAAGCCAGAGAGCAAACCAGCTATTGCAGAAAAGACCGTAGACCAGACCAAAGATTCTAAAGAAGATGCTCAAACTGTGGTGAAAAAGGAAGTAGAAGAGGAAGAAACTGCTGGCGTCGTAGCGGAAGTTATCCCAGAACCACCAAAGATGGTCCGTATGGCCAACCTTGCTGTTGTGGGTGGTCATGCTGTAAATGGGGTTGCAGAGATACACAGTGAAATAGTGAAAACCGATGTTTTTAATGATTTCGTTAAG TTGTGGCCGGATAAATTCCAGAATAAAACCAACGGAGTAACACCAAGGCGATGGATTCGTTTTTGTAACCCTTATCTCAGTGATATTATAACTAACTGGATAGGCACAGAAGACTGGGTCTTAAATACTGAAAAGCTTGCGGAACTAAGAAAG TTTGCAGATGATGAAGATCTTCAATCCGAGTGGAGGGcagcaaagaagaagaacaagttgAAGGTTGTATCACTAATCAAGGAAAGAACTGGATATACTGTCAACCCGGATGCAATGTTCGACATTCAG ATCAAGCGTATCCACGAGTACAAGCGACAACTGCTTAACATCTTGGGAATAGTTTACCGTTACAAAAAGATGAAGGAGATGAGTGCTAGTGAGAGGAAGAAGGCATTCGTTCCAAGAGTTTGCATATTTGGGGGAAAAGCATTCGCCACATATGTGCAAGCTAAGAGGATTGTGAAATTCATCACAGATGTTGGGTCTACAATTAACCATGATCCGGAGATTGGTGACTTGCTTAAG GTTATCTTTGTTCCTGATTACAATGTCAGTGTTGCTGAATTGCTCATTCCAGCAAGCGAGCTTTCTCAGCACATCAG CACCGCTGGAATGGAAGCGAGTGGGACAAGCAACATGAAGTTTTCTATGAACGGTTGCATTTTGATtggaaccttggatggggcgaATGTGGAGATCAGAGAAGAAGTTGGTGAAGAGAACTTCTTCCTCTTTGGTGCCAAAGCTGATGAGATTGTGAGTCTTAGGAAAGAGAGAGCGGAGGGAAAG TTTGTTCCAGATCCTAGTTTTGAAGAAGTCAAGCAATTCGTTAGAAGCGGTGTCTTTGGCTCAAACAACTATGATGAACTGATTGGCTCTTTGGAAGGAAACGAAGGCTTTGGAAGAGCTGATTACTTCCTTGTTGGCAAAGACTTCCCTAGTTACGTTGAATGCCAAGAAAAAGTTGACAAGGCATACCGTGACCAGAAA AGATGGACGAGGATGTCGATCTTGAACACAGCAGGTTCATCCAAGTTTAGCAGTGATAGGACGATCCATGAGTATGCCAAAGACATATGGAATATTAAGCAAGTTGAACTTCCATGA
- the LOC103854139 gene encoding expansin-A23-like precursor — protein sequence MNRSMSFVMILAILVSVADAAWEDAHATFYGDISGKETMQGACGYGDLFQEGYGLETAALSTALFNNGQTCGACFELTCVNSQWCKQNAGTIRITATNFCPPNYTPPVDIHWCNPPNKHFDLSMKMFTSIAEYKSGIVPVKFRRVKCQKRGGVRFEVKGNPNFIMVLVYNVGGAGDVNSLAIKGHKSNWISMQRNWGQNWNTGVGLVGQRLSFTVKTSDGRSLTFYDVASESWGFGQTFEAKSNFY from the exons ATGAATCGATCAATGTCTTTTGTTATGATACTGGCGATTCTTGTCTCTGTGGCTGACGCTGCGTGGGAAGACGCTCACGCTACGTTTTACGGCGACATTAGCGGCAAAGAAACCATGC AAGGAGCATGTGGTTATGGAGATCTATTCCAAGAAGGTTATGGGTTAGAAACGGCGGCGCTAAGCACGGCGCTCTTCAACAACGGCCAAACATGCGGTGCTTGTTTCGAGCTAACGTGTGTAAATTCACAATGGTGTAAACAAAACGCCGGTACAATCAGAATCACAGCAACCAACTTCTGCCCACCCAACTACACCCCACCGGTTGATATCCACTGGTGCAACCCTCCTAACAAGCACTTCGATCTATCCATGAAGATGTTCACTTCCATCGCCGAGTACAAAAGTGGGATCGTTCCTGTGAAGTTCAGGAGAGTGAAGTGTCAGAAGAGAGGTGGTGTGAGGTTTGAGGTCAAGGGAAACCCTAATTTCATTATGGTTTTGGTGTATAACGTTGGAGGAGCTGGAGATGTTAACAGCCTGGCTATTAAGGGGCATAAGAGTAACTGGATCTCTATGCAGAGGAACTGGGGGCAGAATTGGAACACTGGTGTGGGTTTAGTCGGACAAAGACTCTCGTTTACAGTGAAGACCAGTGATGGTAGGAGCTTGACGTTCTATGATGTTGCGTCGGAGTCTTGGGGGTTCGGTCAAACTTTTGAAGCGAAATCAAACTTTTATTA